In a single window of the Paracoccus alcaliphilus genome:
- the tssJ gene encoding type VI secretion system lipoprotein TssJ, translating into MTSDLHRRTFLATGAAGAVMLAGCGAEAPTPPTVLAVTAQGSAGMNPGPDGADRPVTVSILQLSGTAAFDGADYFALQDPAAALGSELVRAEQIVLAPGGSGARSIAVQPGVTAIGVTAGFRDPTGRTVRQRIAVPPASTGLSISVGRGGLTVSTG; encoded by the coding sequence ATGACTAGCGATCTTCACAGAAGAACCTTTCTGGCAACCGGCGCTGCCGGGGCGGTGATGCTGGCAGGCTGCGGGGCCGAGGCGCCGACGCCGCCAACCGTGCTGGCGGTGACGGCGCAGGGATCGGCGGGCATGAATCCCGGCCCCGATGGCGCTGACCGGCCGGTGACGGTCAGCATCCTGCAACTTTCGGGAACCGCGGCATTCGACGGCGCCGACTATTTCGCGTTGCAGGATCCGGCTGCCGCCCTTGGCAGCGAATTGGTCAGGGCGGAACAGATCGTGCTGGCGCCCGGCGGCTCGGGGGCCAGATCCATCGCCGTGCAGCCGGGGGTCACGGCCATCGGCGTGACGGCAGGGTTTCGCGACCCGACGGGGCGGACGGTGCGCCAGCGGATTGCGGTGCCCCCCGCCTCGACCGGGCTGAGCATTTCGGTCGGACGGGGTGGCCTGACGGTCAGCACGGGCTAG
- the tssK gene encoding type VI secretion system baseplate subunit TssK: MTDRNKVVWSEGQYLRTQHLQQQDRHFAWLVRQALRATPLQGFGFTALQLDGAGLEAGQMALTSAKGVMPDGTIFSVPDGSLPVAPVQVSAKADAGLVHLAIPSETAGGAEIDAADAESSGMRYRGAYITVRDAIHGGADPAEIEIARLAPQLLLPGEETRGYTVLPVARLTGVTSDGAVVLDPGFLAPSLNIGAVPWYGQLLRELVTGVDRIAAAHASIVLSGAGASMENLLILELANNARPRLDHLMAQNDCHPSELFGELAGLAGRMATYGASARRMTELPPYDHGDPQAAWTALVDTLRSLVLSLRHVEPKSHALQVSRHSENIWTVRIDNPETIKSSRIVLRIGGELSETILRRIFVDQATVGAADDFDKLWKSKLPGIALKPLNSQPREIPYDGDRLCLELDRNSEHYAALSNAPGFVLGVAGKLEREPEVDCYAVNR, translated from the coding sequence ATGACGGACAGAAACAAGGTCGTCTGGTCCGAGGGGCAGTATCTTCGGACCCAGCATCTTCAGCAGCAGGACCGCCATTTCGCATGGCTGGTGCGGCAGGCGCTGCGGGCGACGCCGTTGCAGGGCTTCGGCTTTACGGCATTGCAGCTGGATGGTGCGGGGCTGGAGGCCGGGCAGATGGCGTTGACATCCGCCAAAGGCGTGATGCCCGACGGTACGATCTTTTCCGTCCCCGACGGCAGCCTGCCGGTCGCCCCCGTGCAGGTCAGCGCCAAGGCCGATGCGGGTCTGGTTCATCTGGCGATCCCTTCCGAAACCGCCGGCGGGGCCGAAATCGACGCGGCCGATGCGGAATCCTCGGGGATGCGTTATCGCGGCGCATATATCACCGTGCGTGATGCGATCCATGGCGGCGCCGATCCCGCTGAAATCGAGATCGCGCGGCTGGCGCCCCAGCTGCTGTTGCCCGGCGAAGAGACGCGCGGCTATACCGTCCTGCCCGTCGCCCGGCTGACCGGGGTGACCTCGGATGGCGCTGTGGTGCTGGATCCGGGTTTTCTGGCGCCCTCGCTGAATATCGGGGCGGTGCCGTGGTATGGGCAGCTTCTGAGGGAACTGGTCACAGGGGTCGATCGTATCGCGGCGGCACATGCGTCGATCGTGCTGAGCGGGGCCGGGGCCTCGATGGAGAACCTTCTGATCCTCGAACTTGCCAACAATGCCCGGCCACGACTGGATCATCTGATGGCGCAGAATGATTGCCACCCTTCCGAGCTGTTTGGCGAACTGGCCGGTCTGGCGGGACGGATGGCGACCTATGGCGCATCGGCCCGGCGGATGACGGAACTGCCGCCCTATGACCACGGTGATCCGCAGGCGGCATGGACGGCGCTGGTCGATACGCTGCGGTCGCTGGTGCTGTCGCTGCGCCATGTCGAGCCGAAATCCCATGCGTTGCAGGTGTCGCGGCATTCCGAAAACATCTGGACGGTCAGGATCGACAATCCCGAGACCATCAAGTCCAGCCGGATCGTGCTGCGCATCGGGGGCGAGCTGTCCGAGACGATCCTGCGCAGGATTTTCGTCGATCAGGCGACGGTCGGTGCGGCCGACGACTTCGACAAGCTGTGGAAGTCGAAGCTGCCGGGTATCGCGCTGAAGCCGCTGAACTCTCAGCCGCGCGAGATCCCCTATGACGGCGACCGGCTGTGTCTGGAACTGGACCGCAATTCCGAACATTACGCGGCGCTGAGCAATGCGCCGGGCTTCGTGTTGGGTGTGGCAGGCAAGCTGGAGCGCGAGCCGGAAGTCGATTGCTATGCGGTGAACCGATAG
- the icmH gene encoding type IVB secretion system protein IcmH/DotU, with product MTNEDPFGLEDDSGRTRIRSRRPGNGRQATPVAGNNAPLKDTRASDNPLIRAFAALLGIAPELERAIAPDNPEVLRTQLQENLIRARDAAVTAGVPLTRADQAAWFVGALLDDVAINTPWGGSSGWPRQPLVASIYGNVDAGERFYDLAEELLRNPARDPQLLELVFFCLSLGFRGKHRISQAAGEAEIARLRAQMARVLHDRDAADEPLAPHWQGVVAEDGDRRFAVPVWSVALIAVALITAIYVGLGIRLSSRGEHLFTLAGVLPPPRRAEIFRPAIETADLPEMTAAPLLFEILPLFAEAAPADRADALSGREDVSVAVVVVQATDPEVFRSARAEVNGDYDALIQSIAGVIVENADLIGSVRVVGHSDSVPVQTSNPFRSNQGLSEARARTIADLLIAAGVPAALVSSEGKAATEPIADNATTEGRARNRRVEIVLQKKV from the coding sequence ATGACCAACGAGGATCCCTTTGGGCTGGAAGACGACAGCGGACGCACCCGGATCCGTTCACGGCGCCCCGGCAATGGGCGGCAGGCAACCCCCGTTGCCGGCAACAACGCGCCCCTGAAGGATACGCGGGCCAGTGACAATCCGCTGATCCGCGCCTTTGCCGCATTGCTGGGCATCGCCCCGGAACTGGAACGCGCCATCGCCCCCGACAACCCGGAAGTGTTGCGCACGCAATTGCAGGAAAACCTGATCCGGGCGCGTGATGCGGCGGTGACGGCGGGGGTGCCGCTGACCCGTGCGGATCAGGCGGCATGGTTCGTCGGCGCGCTGCTGGACGACGTGGCGATCAACACGCCGTGGGGCGGTTCCAGCGGCTGGCCGCGACAACCGCTGGTCGCCTCGATCTATGGTAATGTCGATGCCGGTGAACGCTTCTATGATCTGGCCGAGGAACTGCTGCGCAATCCGGCCCGCGATCCGCAATTGCTGGAGCTGGTGTTTTTCTGCCTGTCGCTGGGTTTCCGGGGCAAGCATCGCATCAGTCAGGCCGCGGGCGAGGCCGAGATCGCCCGCCTGCGCGCCCAGATGGCCCGCGTGCTGCATGATCGCGATGCGGCGGACGAACCGCTTGCCCCGCATTGGCAGGGTGTCGTTGCCGAAGACGGGGACCGCCGCTTTGCGGTGCCGGTCTGGTCGGTCGCCCTGATCGCCGTGGCGCTGATTACCGCGATCTATGTCGGCCTTGGCATCCGGCTGTCCAGCCGGGGCGAACACCTGTTCACGCTGGCCGGCGTCCTGCCCCCGCCGCGGCGTGCCGAAATCTTCCGCCCGGCGATCGAAACCGCTGACCTGCCGGAAATGACCGCCGCCCCGCTGCTGTTCGAGATCCTGCCGCTGTTTGCCGAGGCCGCGCCTGCGGACCGGGCGGACGCATTGTCGGGTCGCGAGGATGTCTCTGTCGCCGTTGTGGTCGTTCAGGCCACCGATCCCGAGGTCTTCCGTTCCGCCAGGGCCGAGGTGAATGGCGATTATGATGCGTTGATCCAATCCATCGCGGGCGTCATCGTGGAAAATGCCGATCTGATCGGATCGGTGCGTGTTGTGGGGCATTCGGACAGCGTTCCCGTCCAGACCTCGAATCCGTTCAGGTCGAATCAGGGACTAAGCGAGGCGCGCGCCAGAACCATCGCCGATCTGCTGATCGCTGCCGGCGTGCCCGCCGCTCTGGTCAGTTCCGAGGGCAAGGCCGCGACCGAGCCCATCGCCGACAACGCCACGACAGAAGGGCGGGCGCGCAATCGCCGCGTCGAGATCGTCCTGCAGAAGAAGGTCTGA
- the tssM gene encoding type VI secretion system membrane subunit TssM, with protein MRVLKKVFGFLISRFLWTLVGIAVLCALIWFYGPLVSVGDFQPLAPDLTRIVVIGAIIILWLVLILLRQMRAAKANRVFVSELAATPQPGPGEEGLAEVQSKFQTVLEQMKRSKLGGRKFLRDMPWYVIIGPPGTGKTTALRQSGLHFPIDLSDDLKGIGGTRNCDWFFTEDAVLIDTAGRYVQQQSDPDADAVEWKGFTGLLVKHRGRRALNGVILALSVQELAGDDTSIREHGREIRKRLAELREQTGLKLPVYLMITKTDLVPGFEEFFGDLNSREREQVWGATLGTADRVDGLTVEREMKVLQEALEKRLGARIAEDLPLPQRAAVFRFPSQLNQLTGPLKVLTEAVFGESRYEESPWLRGVYFTSATQEGSPIDRMVVGIARSLGLSAPPPEQRRHGERRSFFLRNLLTELIFPEAGLGRFDPRAEERRRWIWRGALAIASAAVVLSGTLFLFSYLRWNGVLGDQERQLADLNARLANVAARQAPTDPLDLNLALDAVNETAQAATPAPDGPLVVAGPGARPELEQVNTIAYDRTLRNILEPRMVAMLEATMWRHSRDPEFLLDALKAYQMLTGQAPYDAEFLGIWWQTELPQYAPIDPFPTDESVDHQLAALARMRSEETKIAPDPQLVSVALESICTIPLAVRAYRNLRSDGAVAGLAEWVPADVAGPNGARVLTRLSEKTLRIGLPGAFTYDGFHDAVLPLVPEVAAQALLDRAVFAGGCNESATASAEQLEADILKLYYDDFTALWDGFLRDIRLAPISDLAEAQHNLRDLSSADSALKRLLEAVVAETDLTRPVPEEQGVDTAAATQVGMRATRKLGMVGKLIRTGVKVAGPGGGDGPSQEPVLPGKQVSDHFVAIRATVQEVDGQPPLLGDAVTALAALSNELQTVAASPDPQSALLARGGLPQLTGSIANEAARLPDPVDKWVAGLAGDTISVTREAVIAQLNARWRADVLPFCQSATAGRYPFDQSSGIDVNTQDFQRLFGRDGLIDSFTTENLQAYIDTTVRPWQWRADLGLDATLLAQFERARSMRDALFPGGSGPVMAFTLNPMDLSANASRVTLNVDGQVLSYFNAATRPEPMTWPGRDGTNMITLSFAPVDGSGEVITSESGSWAFLRLIRRGQLSPTGQPDAFALRLSAQGFSASFELRANSVENPFDLAMFSGFSCPRGF; from the coding sequence ATGCGCGTGCTCAAGAAGGTTTTCGGATTTCTGATCTCGCGCTTCCTGTGGACGCTGGTCGGGATCGCGGTGCTGTGCGCGCTGATCTGGTTCTATGGGCCGCTGGTGTCTGTCGGTGACTTTCAGCCCCTGGCGCCGGATCTGACGCGAATCGTCGTGATCGGGGCGATCATCATCCTGTGGCTGGTGCTGATCCTGCTGCGCCAGATGCGCGCCGCCAAAGCCAACCGGGTTTTCGTCTCGGAACTGGCCGCCACGCCGCAACCCGGCCCCGGAGAGGAAGGTCTGGCCGAGGTCCAGTCAAAGTTCCAGACGGTTCTGGAACAGATGAAGCGGTCCAAGCTGGGCGGGCGGAAATTCCTGCGCGACATGCCGTGGTATGTCATCATCGGCCCGCCCGGCACCGGCAAGACCACCGCCCTGCGCCAGTCGGGCCTGCATTTCCCCATCGATCTGTCCGACGACCTGAAGGGGATCGGCGGCACCCGCAACTGCGACTGGTTCTTTACCGAAGATGCCGTGCTGATCGACACCGCCGGTCGTTACGTCCAGCAGCAATCGGACCCCGATGCCGATGCCGTCGAATGGAAGGGGTTCACCGGACTGCTGGTCAAACATCGCGGACGACGGGCGCTGAACGGCGTGATTCTGGCGCTGTCGGTGCAGGAACTGGCGGGCGACGATACCTCGATCCGCGAACATGGCCGCGAGATCCGCAAGCGTCTGGCCGAATTGCGCGAACAGACCGGGCTGAAGCTGCCGGTCTATCTGATGATCACCAAGACCGATCTGGTGCCGGGTTTCGAGGAATTCTTCGGCGATCTCAATTCGCGCGAACGCGAACAGGTCTGGGGGGCGACACTGGGCACGGCCGACCGGGTCGATGGGCTGACCGTCGAGCGCGAGATGAAGGTGCTGCAAGAGGCGCTGGAAAAACGGCTGGGCGCCCGCATCGCCGAGGACCTGCCCCTGCCGCAGCGGGCGGCCGTGTTCCGCTTTCCGTCGCAGCTGAACCAACTGACGGGGCCGCTGAAGGTGCTGACCGAGGCGGTCTTCGGCGAAAGCCGCTATGAGGAAAGCCCGTGGCTTCGCGGGGTCTATTTCACCTCGGCCACGCAAGAGGGATCGCCCATCGACCGGATGGTGGTCGGCATCGCCAGATCGCTGGGATTGTCCGCGCCGCCCCCTGAACAACGCCGCCACGGTGAAAGGCGCAGCTTCTTTCTGCGCAATCTGCTGACCGAGCTGATCTTCCCCGAGGCCGGTCTGGGCCGTTTCGACCCCCGCGCCGAGGAACGCCGCCGCTGGATCTGGCGCGGCGCGCTGGCCATCGCCTCGGCTGCGGTGGTTCTGTCGGGCACGTTGTTTCTGTTCTCATATCTGCGCTGGAACGGGGTGCTTGGCGATCAGGAACGTCAGCTGGCCGATCTGAACGCGCGGCTGGCCAATGTCGCGGCCCGGCAGGCGCCGACCGATCCGCTGGACCTGAACCTTGCGCTGGATGCGGTGAACGAGACCGCGCAGGCCGCGACCCCGGCCCCCGATGGCCCGCTGGTCGTGGCAGGCCCCGGCGCCCGACCCGAACTGGAACAGGTCAACACCATCGCCTATGACCGGACGCTGCGAAACATCCTCGAACCCCGGATGGTGGCCATGCTGGAGGCGACGATGTGGCGGCACAGCCGCGACCCGGAGTTCCTGCTGGACGCGTTGAAGGCCTATCAGATGCTGACCGGACAGGCCCCCTATGACGCCGAATTCCTGGGGATATGGTGGCAGACCGAATTGCCCCAATATGCGCCCATCGACCCGTTCCCGACCGATGAAAGCGTCGATCATCAACTGGCGGCGCTGGCCCGGATGCGGTCCGAGGAAACCAAGATCGCCCCCGATCCGCAGCTTGTGTCGGTCGCACTGGAAAGCATCTGCACCATTCCGCTGGCGGTCCGCGCCTATCGCAACCTGCGCTCGGACGGGGCGGTGGCGGGACTGGCGGAATGGGTGCCCGCCGATGTTGCCGGGCCGAACGGCGCCCGCGTGCTGACGCGCCTGTCGGAAAAGACGCTGCGCATCGGTCTGCCCGGCGCCTTTACCTATGACGGTTTTCACGATGCGGTGCTGCCGCTGGTGCCCGAGGTCGCGGCGCAGGCGCTGCTGGACCGTGCCGTCTTTGCCGGTGGCTGCAACGAAAGCGCCACGGCCTCGGCAGAGCAGCTGGAGGCCGATATCCTCAAGCTCTATTACGACGATTTCACTGCCCTGTGGGATGGCTTTCTGCGCGACATCCGGCTGGCCCCGATCTCTGATCTGGCCGAGGCGCAACACAATCTGCGGGATCTGTCGTCGGCCGACAGCGCATTGAAACGGCTGCTGGAGGCCGTCGTGGCTGAGACCGACCTGACCCGCCCGGTCCCCGAAGAGCAGGGCGTCGATACCGCAGCCGCGACACAGGTCGGGATGCGGGCCACCCGGAAACTGGGGATGGTGGGCAAGCTGATCCGAACCGGCGTGAAGGTCGCGGGGCCGGGCGGCGGCGATGGCCCGAGCCAAGAGCCGGTTCTGCCCGGCAAGCAGGTCTCGGACCATTTCGTGGCGATCCGCGCCACCGTCCAAGAGGTCGATGGCCAGCCTCCGCTGTTGGGTGATGCGGTGACGGCGCTGGCCGCATTGTCGAACGAATTGCAGACCGTCGCCGCCAGTCCCGATCCGCAATCGGCGCTGTTGGCCCGGGGCGGGCTGCCGCAACTGACCGGCAGCATCGCCAACGAGGCCGCGCGCCTGCCCGATCCCGTTGACAAATGGGTGGCGGGCCTTGCCGGCGATACGATCAGCGTCACGCGCGAGGCGGTGATCGCGCAATTGAATGCCCGGTGGCGGGCCGATGTGCTGCCCTTCTGCCAATCGGCGACCGCAGGGCGCTATCCCTTCGATCAATCCTCGGGCATCGACGTGAACACGCAGGACTTCCAGCGCCTGTTCGGACGCGACGGGCTGATCGACAGCTTTACCACCGAGAACCTTCAGGCCTATATCGACACCACGGTCCGGCCCTGGCAATGGCGGGCCGATCTGGGGCTGGACGCCACGCTGCTGGCCCAGTTCGAGCGGGCGCGTTCGATGCGCGATGCGCTGTTTCCGGGCGGTTCCGGGCCGGTCATGGCCTTCACGCTGAACCCTATGGACCTGTCGGCCAATGCCAGCCGGGTGACGCTGAATGTCGATGGTCAGGTGCTGAGCTATTTCAACGCCGCCACCCGGCCCGAGCCGATGACATGGCCCGGACGGGACGGCACCAACATGATCACGCTCAGCTTCGCGCCGGTGGATGGCAGCGGAGAGGTCATCACCTCGGAAAGCGGCAGTTGGGCGTTTCTGCGGCTGATCCGGCGCGGCCAGCTGTCGCCGACGGGGCAGCCCGACGCCTTCGCGCTGCGACTGTCGGCGCAGGGGTTCTCGGCCAGTTTCGAGCTGCGCGCCAATTCGGTCGAAAACCCGTTCGATCTGGCGATGTTCTCGGGCTTCAGCTGCCCGCGCGGGTTCTAG
- the tagF gene encoding type VI secretion system-associated protein TagF — protein sequence MATGFFGKLPVSGDFVARGLPAGVQPVVDRWLTRVLAPCMNNPGLWPPDGLRALIAHADAPLALLVLPSRDAAGRAFPLAAVARAPAVGQGGIDLWAGQVLTVLQAAGLGGMDADRLAAALGQVPDPSGGKPLVPPLLWAPAMPAQDPAAFVRAMTGI from the coding sequence GTGGCAACGGGTTTCTTTGGCAAGCTGCCGGTCAGCGGGGATTTCGTGGCGCGTGGCCTGCCTGCGGGCGTTCAGCCGGTGGTGGATCGCTGGCTGACACGGGTTCTGGCCCCCTGCATGAACAACCCCGGGCTGTGGCCGCCGGACGGGTTGCGCGCGCTGATCGCCCATGCCGATGCGCCGCTGGCGCTGCTGGTCCTGCCCAGTCGCGACGCTGCCGGACGGGCCTTTCCGCTGGCCGCTGTCGCCCGCGCCCCGGCGGTCGGACAAGGCGGAATCGATCTGTGGGCCGGGCAGGTTCTGACGGTTCTGCAAGCTGCCGGTCTGGGGGGGATGGATGCCGACCGGCTGGCTGCGGCGCTGGGGCAGGTGCCGGACCCTTCGGGCGGCAAGCCACTGGTGCCGCCGCTGCTGTGGGCGCCCGCGATGCCGGCGCAGGACCCCGCGGCTTTCGTCAGGGCCATGACCGGCATCTGA
- a CDS encoding type VI secretion system Vgr family protein — protein MPTERFAELQSPLPGEDALESTPMAEFSGLAFHGMQGRDSLSRCFEFDIAAISGSADIDADKLLGQEIGLKISADPGNPDRKRFFHGIVDAFRFDGLDDEGHWLYHLIVRPRLWLLSKTTDNRIFQEMTVKDIVSAVLDQHGCSDYEWDLRRNPPSRDYCVQYGESDLDFIQRLLEHEGIFYFFRFGDGKHTLILSDSLETLVPADDCSSLRYRESMADRHTVAGVITQFRRVDSIVSGSHSLTDYDFTKPSADLTAMVENSKTHSQADGARYSYPGTYTEHARGADLAGLRNHEDQVHAHVITARSTAPAPASGNVFKLADFPRDRDNIGYAIEQAVYRIRGNRYRARQPDARAFAGRALPMDEGMEPEAEGTGFSALYTLVPQETGYCPPRVTRRPVMAGPQTAVVVGPAGEEIYTDEYSRVKVQFHWDRLGKSDEHSTCFVRVSSVWAGAGWGFIQIPRIGQEVIVDFLEGDPDQPIITGRVYNAAQMPPYGLPGSATQSGWKSNSTPGGGGWNELRFEDKKGSEEVYFQAEKDHNELVKNNESRHIGNDWSEEVVRDATQWVGHDRTETVDNNKSVTVGVDRTVSIGSNDDETVGKNRSLTVGVDETIAIGSNSTESIGANHHQSVGSNQTVLVSVARTDRVGAAETRIVGAGRSVTVGAEQVHAVGRDDIWSIGSDQKVSIGKNRVTDIGESSSLSVAKSSSQSIGEDLAINAGKTIVIEAADSITLICGSARLQMKKDGTILIDGKDLSGKASGKINLNASGDVIIKGSKISQN, from the coding sequence ATGCCGACCGAACGTTTCGCCGAACTCCAATCGCCTCTGCCCGGGGAAGACGCACTGGAATCCACGCCGATGGCGGAATTCTCGGGGCTGGCCTTCCACGGGATGCAGGGACGGGATTCGCTCAGCCGGTGCTTCGAATTTGATATCGCGGCCATCAGCGGCTCTGCCGATATCGACGCGGACAAATTGCTGGGTCAGGAAATCGGGCTGAAGATATCAGCCGATCCCGGCAACCCCGACCGCAAGCGGTTCTTTCACGGCATCGTCGATGCCTTCCGCTTTGACGGTCTCGACGACGAGGGGCACTGGCTTTACCACCTGATCGTGCGGCCCCGGCTTTGGCTGCTGAGCAAGACCACCGACAACCGCATCTTTCAGGAAATGACGGTCAAGGACATCGTCAGCGCGGTTCTGGATCAGCACGGATGTTCCGACTATGAATGGGATCTGCGGCGCAATCCGCCCTCGCGCGACTATTGCGTCCAGTATGGCGAAAGCGATCTGGATTTCATTCAACGACTGCTGGAACACGAAGGCATCTTCTATTTCTTCCGGTTCGGGGACGGCAAACACACATTGATCCTCAGCGACAGTCTGGAGACGCTGGTCCCCGCCGATGACTGTTCGTCGCTGCGCTATCGCGAAAGCATGGCGGATCGTCACACCGTCGCGGGCGTGATCACACAGTTCCGCCGGGTGGACAGCATCGTATCGGGCAGCCACAGCCTGACCGATTACGATTTCACGAAACCCTCGGCCGATCTGACGGCCATGGTCGAAAACAGCAAAACCCACAGCCAGGCCGATGGCGCGCGATACAGCTATCCGGGGACCTATACCGAACACGCCCGGGGCGCCGATCTGGCCGGTCTGCGCAATCACGAGGATCAGGTCCACGCCCATGTGATCACGGCGCGCTCGACGGCACCCGCCCCGGCGTCGGGCAATGTCTTCAAGCTGGCCGATTTTCCGCGGGATCGCGACAATATCGGCTATGCCATCGAGCAGGCGGTCTATCGCATCCGCGGCAACCGCTATCGCGCCCGGCAGCCTGACGCCCGCGCCTTTGCAGGCCGGGCGCTGCCCATGGACGAGGGGATGGAGCCCGAGGCCGAAGGCACGGGATTTTCCGCACTTTATACCCTCGTGCCGCAGGAAACGGGCTATTGCCCGCCGCGGGTGACGCGCAGGCCGGTCATGGCCGGGCCGCAGACCGCCGTCGTGGTCGGTCCCGCGGGCGAAGAGATCTATACCGACGAATACAGCCGGGTGAAGGTTCAGTTCCACTGGGACCGGCTGGGCAAATCGGACGAGCACAGCACCTGCTTCGTCCGGGTCAGCAGCGTGTGGGCCGGGGCGGGCTGGGGCTTCATCCAGATCCCGCGCATCGGGCAAGAGGTGATCGTCGATTTTCTGGAAGGCGACCCCGATCAGCCGATCATCACCGGCCGCGTCTATAACGCCGCGCAGATGCCCCCCTATGGCCTGCCCGGCAGCGCCACGCAATCGGGCTGGAAATCGAACTCTACCCCCGGCGGCGGCGGCTGGAACGAGTTGCGGTTCGAGGACAAGAAGGGCAGCGAAGAGGTCTATTTCCAGGCCGAGAAGGACCACAACGAACTGGTCAAGAACAACGAATCCCGCCACATCGGCAATGACTGGTCCGAAGAGGTGGTCCGCGATGCGACCCAATGGGTCGGCCATGACCGGACCGAGACGGTCGATAACAACAAGTCGGTGACGGTCGGCGTCGATCGCACCGTCAGTATCGGCAGCAATGACGACGAAACGGTGGGCAAGAACCGTTCCCTGACGGTGGGCGTGGATGAGACGATTGCGATCGGTTCGAACTCTACGGAAAGCATCGGCGCGAACCACCATCAGTCTGTGGGATCGAACCAGACCGTCCTTGTCTCGGTGGCGCGAACCGATCGGGTCGGCGCGGCGGAAACACGCATCGTCGGGGCCGGGCGGTCGGTGACGGTCGGGGCCGAACAGGTGCATGCTGTGGGCCGCGACGACATCTGGAGCATCGGGTCGGATCAGAAGGTCAGCATCGGCAAGAACCGCGTGACCGATATCGGGGAAAGCAGCAGCCTGTCGGTCGCCAAATCCAGCAGCCAGAGCATCGGCGAGGATCTGGCCATCAATGCCGGAAAAACCATCGTCATCGAGGCCGCCGACAGCATCACGCTGATCTGTGGAAGCGCCCGATTGCAGATGAAGAAGGACGGTACCATCCTGATCGACGGCAAGGATCTGTCGGGCAAGGCCTCGGGCAAGATCAACCTCAATGCCTCGGGCGACGTGATCATCAAGGGCAGCAAGATCAGCCAGAACTGA